A window of Clostridium taeniosporum genomic DNA:
AAACATGTAATAATTATAGGTGCTGGCGAAACTGCTAATGAGTATTTAAAAGTAATTAAAGAAAATAAGAGCTTTGGTTATAGTTATGCTGGATATATTGCTAATTCTTCTAACTTTGAAGGAAGAAAACTTGGAAACTTCAATGATTTATATAAAATTTTAAGTACATATAATGCTGATGAAGTTATCTGTGCTCTTGATATTGAAGATGCAAAATATCTAGAAAACATAGTTTCTGCTTGTGAAAAAAGTGGCACAAAGATTTCTATAATACCATTTTGCTATAAATATATTCCTAGCAAACCTTATATTGATCAATTAGGAAATATACCTATTATTAATGTAAGAAGAATACCTCTTGATAACTTTGGCAATGCATTTATGAAAAGATCTTTAGATATAATTGGATCTTTTATACTAATTATGTTGACAAGCTCTGTAATGTTAATTGCAGCTTTAATAATAAAGTGTACATCTAAAGGACCAATTATATTTAAACAAAATCGTGTTGGATTAAATAAAAAAATATTTACAATGTACAAATTTAGATCTATGAAAGTTAATAATGAAGAAAATACAGGTTGGAGTACAAATAATGATCCTAGGAAAACTAAATTTGGAGCTTTTATACGTAAATTTTCTATTGATGAATTACCTCAATTTTTTAATGTATTAAAAGGTGACATGAGTTTAGTAGGTCCAAGGCCTGAACTTCCTCATTTTGTTGATGAATTTAAAAATGAAATTCCTCTTTATATGGTAAAACATCAAGTAAAACCCGGAATAACTGGACTAGCTCAAATAAATGGTTTTAGAGGAGATACTTCTATTAAGAAGAGAATAGAATATGATATACACTATATCGAAAATTGGGACATGCTTATGGATATAGTGATATTATTCAGAACAGCTTTTAAAGGCTTTAAAAATAATGAAAAACTCATTATAAAGAATAAATCCATAATTAGTGATGTAGAAAATCTAAAATGCAATAAATAAAAATATTGGAGTGAAATTATGAAAAAAATACTTTTTGTAGCTTCTACTTTATCTCATATAGAAAATTTTCATATTCCTTATTTAAAAGAATTCAAAGAAAAAGGATATTCAGTTCATGTTATAGGGAGGGTAAACAATAAATCGCATATTCCTTATGTTGATAAAATAATACCAATTGAATTTGAAAAAAGCATATTTTCAATAAAAAATTTCTATAATTCAATTAAAATAAGGAAAATTCTAAAAAACGAAAATTATAATATAGTAAATTTACATACTACTTTAGCTGCATTTTTTACTAGGCTCTCTGTAATGATGCTATGTAAAAAACCAGAACTAATTATAAATACTGTACATGGATACTTATTCGATGATAATATACAATTTATAAAAAAAGCAACCATGCTTTCAGCTGAAAAGTTTGTAAAATCTGTTACTGATACCATAATAGTAATGAATTCAATAGACTATAATATTGCAAAAAAATACAATTTATTTAAAAAGAATATTTATTTAATAAAAGGCATGGGTGTTAATATTAAAAATTTTCCATCAATAAGTATAGAAAAAAAGTTATTGATTAGAAAAGAAAATAATTTTTCTTATAAAGATTTTATTTTAATATATGTGGCTGAATTTTCAAAACGTAAAAATCAAATATTTTTACTAAATTCATTAAAAAAATTAATAGATGATGGTGTCAAAGATATTAAATTATTATTACTTGGTGATGGACAAATGCTTGATGAAATGAAAAATTATTCAAAAAAGTTAGATATTAATGATAATGTGATTTTTACAGGATATACAAAAAAAACTTGTATGTATTATCAACTTTCAGATGTATGCGTTTCTCCAAGCAGAATAGAAGGTCTTCCTTTTAATATTGTTGAAGCAATGTCTGTTGGATTACCAATAATAGCATCAGATATTAAAGGTCATAATGATTTAGTTAAGCCCAATGAAAATGGTTATTTATTTAAATATAATAATATAAATGAATTTTGCAACTATATAAAAAAATTATATTCAGATAAAAATTTGCAATATATCATGAAAATTAAAAGTTCAAAATATGCAAAAAAATATTCTATAGATAATGTTTTATATAATACAGTTGATATCATTTGTAATGAATATAAATCTCATATTTAATAAAAGCATGTACTGCAAAACCAAACTCCATTTTACAGTACATGCTTATTTTTAATATTTATTCAAATTCAACAAATCCAACTATTATATCAATAACTTCTGCCAAAATATCTTGTGGCACTCTTTCTACAAACTCTGCATTTCTCATTTTTATATCTAATGATTTAACTTGATCACACATTACAACACCTGTAGTTTTAGTTCTCTCATCTAGTGGTACATGAATTGGTATATATCTATTTGTATTAGTAATAGGACAAACAACAGCTATACTTGTAAAACTATTAAAAGTATTATTACTAACAACAAGTGCTAGTCTTCTTCCTCTTTGTTCATGGCCAACTTGTGGATCAAAGGTTAAGAATATAATATCACCTTGCTTTGGATTATACTGCATTACCAAATCTCCTTACCTACTATTTTACCCGTATTCCATTCTTCTGCTTCATATTCACCATTAAAATTTTTCAATCTTTCTGCTAAAGTTTTATGCTTTATAGTTTTCGCTTTTTTTATAATAATTTGTT
This region includes:
- a CDS encoding undecaprenyl-phosphate glucose phosphotransferase, with product MIKENQNLLNKINAFSDILILFISMILAYLIRFHIFSPNTDYIRLLKYIQFTIIIAPINLIIYNFLNLYHSFRTTAFKKEFIQIIKGNTILTALLLSSLFIFKLVNISRWVIVIFYFVNITLILSKRLILRKTLSKMRSNGMNLKHVIIIGAGETANEYLKVIKENKSFGYSYAGYIANSSNFEGRKLGNFNDLYKILSTYNADEVICALDIEDAKYLENIVSACEKSGTKISIIPFCYKYIPSKPYIDQLGNIPIINVRRIPLDNFGNAFMKRSLDIIGSFILIMLTSSVMLIAALIIKCTSKGPIIFKQNRVGLNKKIFTMYKFRSMKVNNEENTGWSTNNDPRKTKFGAFIRKFSIDELPQFFNVLKGDMSLVGPRPELPHFVDEFKNEIPLYMVKHQVKPGITGLAQINGFRGDTSIKKRIEYDIHYIENWDMLMDIVILFRTAFKGFKNNEKLIIKNKSIISDVENLKCNK
- a CDS encoding glycosyltransferase, whose amino-acid sequence is MKKILFVASTLSHIENFHIPYLKEFKEKGYSVHVIGRVNNKSHIPYVDKIIPIEFEKSIFSIKNFYNSIKIRKILKNENYNIVNLHTTLAAFFTRLSVMMLCKKPELIINTVHGYLFDDNIQFIKKATMLSAEKFVKSVTDTIIVMNSIDYNIAKKYNLFKKNIYLIKGMGVNIKNFPSISIEKKLLIRKENNFSYKDFILIYVAEFSKRKNQIFLLNSLKKLIDDGVKDIKLLLLGDGQMLDEMKNYSKKLDINDNVIFTGYTKKTCMYYQLSDVCVSPSRIEGLPFNIVEAMSVGLPIIASDIKGHNDLVKPNENGYLFKYNNINEFCNYIKKLYSDKNLQYIMKIKSSKYAKKYSIDNVLYNTVDIICNEYKSHI
- a CDS encoding type II toxin-antitoxin system PemK/MazF family toxin produces the protein MQYNPKQGDIIFLTFDPQVGHEQRGRRLALVVSNNTFNSFTSIAVVCPITNTNRYIPIHVPLDERTKTTGVVMCDQVKSLDIKMRNAEFVERVPQDILAEVIDIIVGFVEFE
- a CDS encoding AbrB/MazE/SpoVT family DNA-binding domain-containing protein, translated to MYANIQRWGNSSALRLPKAILESAFLKENDRVEVIASEEQIIIKKAKTIKHKTLAERLKNFNGEYEAEEWNTGKIVGKEIW